The Candidatus Zymogenus saltonus genomic interval AGCTTTCTCTCCGCCGCCTCCTTCCAGGAGACGACAAAGGTCCTGACCGAGGCATCTATTCTCGGAAAGGTCGACTACATGAGGGGGCTCAAAGAAAACGTCATAATGGGGCGTCTCGTCCCGGCGGGAACCGGCTTTCACAAGTACAACGAGCTCGAAACCGAGACCAAAACCGAGGAGGCCGTGGCGGATTAGCTGTGTTTACAGGCAAGGCGAAAATATTGAGCCCCGTGCCCTGTTAAACGGCCTTAATCCAAACTTTTTTAGGAATTGACAAAATTTAAATGGAAAATGCTTGACAAAACTTTATCTTACTGATAAAATTCATAAGTTTTTTGTCGAAAGGAGTGTAAATGCCCACCGTTAATCAATTGGTGAGAAAAGGAAGAAAAAAGCTCAAGTCAAAGACTTCGGCTCCGGCCCTGCAGGGGTCTCCGCAAAAGAGGGGGGTTTGCGTCAGAGTGTATACGACAACCCCAAAAAAGCCGAATTCCGCGCTCAGAAAAGTGGCCAGGGTCAGGCTCACCAATCAGATTGAGGTGACAAGCTATATTCCGGGGGTGGGACATAACCTTCAGGAACACTCGGTGGTCCTGATCAGGGGAGGGAGAATAAAAGACCTCCCGGGCGTCAGATACCACATCGTTCGCGGCACCCTTGACTCCGTAGGCGTGCAGGATAGAAAAAAGAGCAGGTCAAAGTACGGAACAAAAAGGCCCAAGGTCTAAAGGGGGTAGGCGTAGTAAGTGCGGGGGGACAGTAATGGTGGGCAGGGGGGATGATGATGGGGGGGGTAATCAGGGAGTGGTAATCAAGGGGGGGCGATCAAAGGGGGACGATCAGAAGGGGACGATCAATAAGCGGGGCGCCTAGGGCGTTGAAGGGGAATGGTCGATAGCAGATATTTTTTAGAAATAATATATAAGGAGGGCCGTTAAGCTCAAATAACGGCCGAGCAAAGGAAAAAATGCCGAGAAGGAGAGTAGTAGCGAAGCGGGGGATCCTGCCGGACCCGAAATACAAGGATAGGCTCATAGCGAAGTTTATCAACTGTATGATGCTGAAAGGTGAGAAGAGCATCTCCGAAAGGATATTGTATGACTCCCTCGATATCGTTGCGGAAAAATCTAAGGACGATCCGGTTAGGGTCTTTAAAAAGGCCCTGGACAACATAAAGCCCGTTATCGAGGTAAAGTCGAGACGGGTGGGTGGATCCACGTATCAGGTTCCGGTGGAGGTGAGGCCCAACAGGCGCGAAGCCCTCGGGATAAGATGGCTTATCAGTTACTCCAGGAATAGGAGTGAAAAGTCCATGAAGGAGAGGCTCGCCGCGGAGATTCTCGACGCATCGAACAACAAGGGATCGGCCGTAAAGAAGAAAGAGGATACCCATAAGATGGCCGAGGCCAACAAGGCATTTGCTCACTATCGCTGGTAGTTTATTTTTACATTACTGTTTTAAGGCCTTTTGAAAAGGCTTTTTTTTACTGGTAGAGGCACAAGGTTAAATGAGAAAAGTTCCCCTTAAAAGAAACCGCAACATAGGGATCATGGCCCACATAGATGCGGGAAAGACAACGACAACGGAGAGGATTCTCTACTATACAGGGATCTCCTACAAGATGGGAGAGGTCCACAACGGGACCGCCGTCATGGACTGGATGGAGCAGGAGCAGGAGAGGGGGATTACAATTACATCCGCCGCAACGACCTGTTTCTGGAAGGATCACAGAATCAATATTATCGATACCCCGGGGCACGTGGACTTCACCGCGGAGGTTGAGCGCTCTCTCAGAGTTCTCGATGGAGTCGTCGCGGTCTTTTGCGCCGTGGGAGGCGTGGAGCCCCAATCGGAGACGGTCTGGCGCCAGGCGGATAAGTACAATATCCCAAGGATCGCATTCATCAATAAGATGGACAGGGTCGGCGCGGATTACTTGAACGTAGTCTCGCAGATGAAGGAGAGGCTCGGCTCCCTTCCCGTCCTGTTGCAGCTCCCCATCGGCACCGAGGATAACTTCGAGGGGATAATAGACCTTATAACCAAAAAGGGAAGGAAATACGACGATACGACCCTCGGAACGAAGTTTTACGAGGTCGATATACCGGATGAGCTCCTCGACAGCGTTAATGAGATGAGGGAGAGTCTTGTCGAGACGGTTTGCGACTTCGACGATAATCTGATGGCCAAGTACCTCGAGGGTGAGGAAATCGGGGAAGAGGAGATAAAAAAGGCTCTTAGAAAGGCCACGATAACGGGCGGAGTCGTTCCGGTCTTTATCGGGTCGGCCTTCAAGAACAAGGGGGTGCAGGCGCTCTTGGACGGCGTTGTCGATTACCTTCCGGCCCCGTCCGATATCCCGCTGGTGTCGGGGATTAATCCAGATACCGTAGAGGAAGTACAGCTTTCTCTCGACGATGACGCCCCCTTTTCGGCCCTCGTATTCAAGATCATGACCGACCCGTACGTAGGTCAGTTGACCTATATTCGGGTATATAGCGGCAGCCTCAAGGCGGGCACCGATGTGTATAATTCAACCAGAAGCAAAAAGGAGAGGATTGGAAGACTCCTTAAGGTCCACGCCAACAAAATGGAGGATATAAAGGAGGTCTACTCCGGAGATATCGCCGCCGTTGTGGGGCTCAAAAAGACAAATACCGGGGATACGCTCTGCATGAGCGACAACCTCTTGGTTCTCGAGGCGATGGATTTTCCGAAGCCGGTCATCTCGGTCGCCGTGGAGCCGAAGAGCAAGGCGGACGAGGAGAGGCTCGGCCTCTCTTTAGCTAA includes:
- a CDS encoding 30S ribosomal protein S12, with protein sequence MPTVNQLVRKGRKKLKSKTSAPALQGSPQKRGVCVRVYTTTPKKPNSALRKVARVRLTNQIEVTSYIPGVGHNLQEHSVVLIRGGRIKDLPGVRYHIVRGTLDSVGVQDRKKSRSKYGTKRPKV
- the rpsG gene encoding 30S ribosomal protein S7; protein product: MPRRRVVAKRGILPDPKYKDRLIAKFINCMMLKGEKSISERILYDSLDIVAEKSKDDPVRVFKKALDNIKPVIEVKSRRVGGSTYQVPVEVRPNRREALGIRWLISYSRNRSEKSMKERLAAEILDASNNKGSAVKKKEDTHKMAEANKAFAHYRW
- the fusA gene encoding elongation factor G, encoding MRKVPLKRNRNIGIMAHIDAGKTTTTERILYYTGISYKMGEVHNGTAVMDWMEQEQERGITITSAATTCFWKDHRINIIDTPGHVDFTAEVERSLRVLDGVVAVFCAVGGVEPQSETVWRQADKYNIPRIAFINKMDRVGADYLNVVSQMKERLGSLPVLLQLPIGTEDNFEGIIDLITKKGRKYDDTTLGTKFYEVDIPDELLDSVNEMRESLVETVCDFDDNLMAKYLEGEEIGEEEIKKALRKATITGGVVPVFIGSAFKNKGVQALLDGVVDYLPAPSDIPLVSGINPDTVEEVQLSLDDDAPFSALVFKIMTDPYVGQLTYIRVYSGSLKAGTDVYNSTRSKKERIGRLLKVHANKMEDIKEVYSGDIAAVVGLKKTNTGDTLCMSDNLLVLEAMDFPKPVISVAVEPKSKADEERLGLSLAKLAMEDPSFKVRVDGETGETLISGMGELHLEIIVDRLLREFKVDAKVGKPQVAFKETITAKAESEGKFIRQSGGRGQYGHVKITITPTTSDEGFIFEDKVVGGSIPKEYISAVKKGVETAMEEGVLAGYPVVDVKVTLNDGSYHEVDSSELAFNIAASMAFKDAMKRATPILLEPIMSVEVVTPEGYTGDVVGDLSSRRGKVLGMEPRRGTQTIRAEVPLDEMFGYATDIRSMTQGRATYTMQFDHYQKVPERKHEEIVAGIRT